In Corvus moneduloides isolate bCorMon1 chromosome 6, bCorMon1.pri, whole genome shotgun sequence, the sequence CTCTGCTGAGCCCTGGTGAAGcccatctggagtgctgtgtccagatttgggctcctcaggacaaagaggtgaggagctcctggagcgggtcCAGTGGAGGGTAACAGAGATGAtaaagggactggagcatctcttatGAGGAtggactgagggagctgggcctgttcagcctccaGGAGAGATGGCTGGGAGGGGACCCTGTCGATgtctgtcagtgtctgcagggaggggtcAGAGGATGGAGCAGGCTCTTTTCCATGGTGCCAAGCAATAGCACACGAGGCAACGGGCAGAAATTGATGCACAAGAAACTCCACCTGgacatgaggaaaaacttctttactgtgcagtgaccaagccctggaacaggctgcccagagagaaCCTTGTTATCAGACTTCTCATCTGATCAGTGTTTATTTCAAATATGTGTGTTCCATTTATAAAATGTGGAACCTGTACCAGGACTGTACTGGCACTAGAATTTTAATTATGTAAGCACACTGCATGTAACACAACATGCATTGACTCTAAGTCAGAGCACACTCCCTTAACAGTGCACATTAGAATAAAATACTGAGTGACTCTTTCCACTATTTTACCATCCCTACCACTTTTCAGGACACTGACTGTCACTCTAGTGACAGCTAGCATCTGTAGATCTGCTAACTTTCAAAACATTCACATGAGTATTGGCtcacagcacacagcactgcagttaAAAGTACACAGAAGTTCTGCATCtagaaaatcttttctttttattcaagggaaggctttaaaaatggaatttactCTACAGCACACAGCAGTCCCTTAGGGGCTGTGTACTGTTGAAGTCCACTCAAGGCTGCATTAGTAGTGCAGTGGGCTTTTCACGTTGTTTTAAGTAAATTTATTGATCCCGACTAACCTCCACAGCCCCTGCAGTCATCAATCCTCTATCAACAGCACTGGTACAGCACCTCTCTTATTAGGGTTGTCTAGAATACCTCAAATCGGCTTAAATCTATCCAAAAAGTCCTCCTGCTGGAAGCCCGAGAGGGTCTTTTTGGCCTGTTCTGAGCTCCATAGAAGCAATGAGCAGTGCCCTCACTTGCTGCCTAGGGCCGGAGGAGGCGTAGCATATTTAATGGAAGGAGATAAGGCTAAAGAAATAGAAATCAATCAGTATTAGTGACAGGTCTTATCCtcaaatacaaacaaaacaaaaaaaaaaaaagggggggagtAGGGAAACACCTATCCTGTCAAAATCTCCACAACCTCCTAACCCTGAACACCAGATATGCAGAGCATTAGCTATCCATGAGCAACCACCTGAACATggatttttccctattttcatCACCAACATCCATTCCCTCATCAGTATCTGGCTTATTTCACACACGGCCTGAAGACAAACCTTTAAAAGTTAAGATTTTTAGGACAGCGCCTTCTTCACTTCTTTTAACCAATGCTGCTTCCAGAGCCCAGCGCACCCTTTGAAACACCACGTTCCCGGCGCAGAAATAAAACCGCTGGGTGAAAACACCTTTCCgcaggaaaactgggaaggCGCTGGGAGAGGGCACGGGGGAGAGGCGacaagggaggaaaagaaacgGGGCAGCCTCCGGCCGGAGCGGACAGTGCCGAGCCCAGCCCGGGCTGTCCCGGGACGCCTCGGGGACATCCGCGGGGCCTGTCCCGGGGAGCCTCGGGGACATCCGCGGGGCCTGTCCCGGGACGCCTCGGGGACATCCGCGGGGCCTGTCCCGGGACGCCTCGGGGACAACCGCGGGGCCTGTCCCGGGGAGCCTCGGGGACATCCGCGGGGCCTGTCCCGGGACGCCTCGGGGACAACCGCGGGACCTGTCCCGGGACGCCTCGGGGACAACCGCGGGGCCTGTCCCGGGACGCCTCGGGGACATCCGCGGGGCCTGTCCCGGGACGCCTCGGGGACAACCGCGGGGCCTGTCCCGGGGAGCCTCGGGGACATCCGCGGGGCCTGTCCCGGGACGCCTCGGGGACAACCGCGGGGCCTGTCCCGGGGAGCCTCGGGGACATCCGCGGGGCCTGTCCCGGGACGCCTCGGGGACAACCGCGGGACCTGTCCCGGGGAGCCTCGGGGATATCCGCGGGGCCTGTCCCGGGACGCCTCGGGGACAACCGCGGGGCCTGTCCCGGGACGCCTCGGGGACAACCGCCGGCCTCGGCCGGGCCGTCCCGGGGCGCCGCGGGGACAACGGCCGGCAGCGGCCGCGCTGACCGTGCACCATGACCGTGCAACGCCCGTCGTGGCCGCCGCTGTACTTCCCGCACTTCCACGGCACCGAGCCCGTGCCGCGGCCGGCCGGCGGCGCCTGGGCCCCGCTGGCCGCGCTGTGCTGGCCGTGGCAGCCGCTGCCGGCCGCGGCCGGCCCACCCCGCTACGCCGCGCTGCCCGCTCCCATGGTGCCGGAGCCGCCGCGCCTCTGCTGCCCGCCGGGCGCGCCGCGGGCCGGGAATGTGGCGCGGCGGCCCCCGGAGctggcccagctgcagctgcaggaggagataTGCGAGCTGGGCATCCGCCTtaaggagctggagctggcgGCGCTCATCGGCGACGGCTTCGACGGCAGGCAGTGTGCGTGCGCGTCCTGCCGCGGAGCCGCCAGCGCTGCCCGCCCCAGCGCTGCGCGGGGCGGTGGAGGTGCGGGCACACGGCACCGCCGCCgcccggcacagcccggccgCGGGCGGAGCAGGTCCCCCCGGCAGTGACCCCTAAACGGGATGCGCGTGGGGCGGGTTTTGGGTATCTCCGCCCCGCAGCGCCGTAGAGCCAGCccggggacacggcgggggCAGCGCAGGTGCGTGCGGGAGCACGGGGGCGCAGGGAGAAAAGCCATTGTCCCGTGTCAGCTACCACTGCTCGTGGGTAGCCGGCTGAGGGCACGAATTAGAGGAGTCACAAGTACGGGTGTAGTCACTGTTGCACAAAGCAACAAAAGCCCCAAAGTCATTAAGTgtcaacaaaaaacccaacccaggcACCAGTCAAGAGAGAAGGAGTTTGTACATAGAAAATGTATCAACTCGTAATGAGCCCCGGCGGTTGTACATCAGCTTTGATGTGAAGGCCGCAGTTAGTTGGaggtgttaaaaaaacccaaaccaaaacacacctgcctcccaaaacccaaacaacccacacaaaaaagaaaccacCAGCCAACCAAAAAATCTCCAGTTAAATTATAAATGAGCTGGGCATTCTGATTTTACAATCTGCTGGCcaggaagaaaatgcaggaaataaaatagtTCAGCAGATGATGATGGTACTCAGAGTTCCAGTGGTAAGGCCAACAACTGTAAGGACACGATGCTCATCATTTCCTGCAAGGCCACAGGCTGCCAGTCAGGAAACTTTCAAGAGTGCAAAGGTTACAAGAACCTAGGAAAAATGTCCATCAGAAATGTGAATTCAAAGGAAGATCTCTAAAGAAGTTCTGATTGGTAGTTTGCATATACTTTTCTCTTCATTATAGCAATACACACCTCCTTCCATTTTTAATACCTGTTATTTTGAGAAATTCTAGTTTTCAGATATTTGCTAGCCAAGGCATTGTAAGGATTATTAGTTTGCTTAATACattatttgttttactttaaagTTTTGTAAATTATTAATGACATCACAAATGACAAACTATATTTCATTCCTGTTTAGATAAAATTCTGAAGGCActggaggaaaagaagataCAAAGCATGAAAGCAATGCAGAACCTGAAGTAATGGCCACCAGCATACTTAGGATTATTTCAGCTGGATATTCTGTCACTGTATCACTATCGAGTGTTTTAATGGGTCTTCAATATTGGGTTTCTACTCACTGTGTGCTGTTCTACCAAATTAAAAGTGTAGCATATTGTTGACTTTTTTTGTCTATTATTTGTCTGGTACTAATTACTGATAACACTACTGTgtattttaactttgtttttttctccaattaCTTTACACAGGAAGTGTTTTCTTTAGAAACACTAAGAAATTAACACTGCTGTTGTCAGGATTCCCAGCAGTCCATATCTGTAGCTGGGAAACATAGAAATGACAGTACAAAATATGGctgagctttgttttgtttcgttTTAGTTCCAAGTATATTAAGTGCAATATTGAGTAGATAGATATGGTCAGAAGTCCTAAGCCTCTAAACCAgcttaaaaaaatctactttcaTGTTAACATAAAAATCTGTGTTACAATCACAGTGTATTCCTTTATTGTCTTTAGTGTACCACAAAATTACAGAAGGTGTGGCTC encodes:
- the C6H11orf91 gene encoding uncharacterized protein C11orf91 homolog, producing MTVQRPSWPPLYFPHFHGTEPVPRPAGGAWAPLAALCWPWQPLPAAAGPPRYAALPAPMVPEPPRLCCPPGAPRAGNVARRPPELAQLQLQEEICELGIRLKELELAALIGDGFDGRQYKILKALEEKKIQSMKAMQNLK